The following proteins come from a genomic window of Aphelocoma coerulescens isolate FSJ_1873_10779 chromosome 29, UR_Acoe_1.0, whole genome shotgun sequence:
- the NCKAP5L gene encoding nck-associated protein 5-like produces MSESVAEAPGAGSPAALGETGTSHELLQRLRELEAENSALAQANENQRETYERCLDEVANHVVQALLNQKDLREECIKLKKRVFELERQNQVLSDLFQQKLQLSTGSLPQLPLHPVPVAPDVPVTPQPGSAEQQPPPLLPSLCVPLPEVLPPVPSGSPGLSPGAPPLDALSPFFKKKAQILEVLRKLEETDPLLGPPPASPGSPEPCSAPGWPPCPLRGPGAVGGWRGTEGSPCSSPEEGGPPRGALLSALAERLLRGEGGGCCRSNGEAPGGPPRQRRGEHPAFLGLYTPGEESPEGGFTPLSPGGVPNPLPSPSKVLKLPAPPGGLRLSPQLAHPSKIPCRGAHPEASPGLSRRPSPDAPPEPGSTEPSAFPHPRTFEAVEQPPGPPGPLAGGERAAASPPSSRRGTGGSAPCRRPGKKPPEPGYLPFKERLAALGKLRGAEGREPPGPGRPERGHGAELRPPPRGGLGGSLKHPEPAHGAEPLARCYSSGSMGDPGKAGGKGRPVTGRTPSRTPPTPPAKASRSPHGSPTKLPTKAGKAGAPRGEEPAGAKAGGGPHKTPADPEPTGPAASAAGHSAIEEKVMKGIEENVLRLQGQERAPGAEAKGKAAGLASWFGLRRSKLPALSRRGDGGRGREWAGTPAPLRREVKLAARKLEAESLNISKLMEKAEDLRKALREEHAFLQGLALEKGRPRGPPRGPGPLPVMYQEVTAETFMQQLLDRVDGKDVPYETRLEHKRELCDLRRVPPDAKEPRLCRPPRNGIVGHLREPSDKVPDVGLRDELPSDESLSESGTSQHFAACGSLTRTLDSGIGTFPPPDYGGVPAKSTPKPRGRPEPLPGAVPAAVTKVPRKARTLEREVPSAEELLVPGKHRSAPGCRLPAPPSSHGHRAAPQDTGEDARKPRHVQQSKNWTFPNAKACSAADAFVCPPGGLEGLHRPVQAPVCSPAGHRGASPEAPPPLPPALSASSSRTPSASDVGDEGSTEARSRDGGHGPAGLEHSESLSDSLYDSLSSCGSQG; encoded by the exons ATGTCGGAGAGTGTGGCCGAGGCACCGGGAGCCGGGAGCCCGGCAGCGCTGGGTGAGACGGGCACCAGCCATGAGCTGCTGCAGCGCCTGCGGGAGCTGGAG GCAGAGAATTCAGCCCTGGCCCAGGCCAATGAGAACCAGCGGGAGACGTACGAACGCTGCCTGGACGAG gtTGCCAACCACGTGGTGCAGGCGCTGCTCAACCAGAAG GACCTGCGTGAGGAGTGCATCAAGCTGAAGAAGCGTGTCTTCGAGCTGGAGCGGCAGAACCAGGTGCTGAGCGACCTGTTCCAGCAGAAACTGCAGCTCTCCACTGGGTCCCTGCCCCAG ctgccGCTGCACCCAGTGCCAGTAGCCCCAGATGTTCCGGTCACCccccagccaggctctgctgagcAACAGCCCCCCCCACTGCTCCCCAGCCTCTGTGTGCCCCTGCCTGAG GTGCTGCCACCGGTGCCATCGGGCAGCCCTGGGCTCAGCCCTGGTGCCCCACCCCTTGATGCCTTGTCCCCCTTCTTCAAAAAGAAAGCCCAAATCCTGGAGGTGCTGCGCAAGCTGGAGGAGACAGACCCGCTCTTGGGGCCCCCTCCGGCCTCCCCTGGCTCCCCcgagccctgctcagccccgGGTTGGCCCCCCTGCCCACtgcgggggccgggggctgtggggggctggcgggggaccgagggcagcccctgctcctctccagagGAAGGGGGGCCGCCGCGGGGGGCTCTGCTCAGCGCCTTGGCTGAGCGGCTGCTGCGAGGTGAGGGAGGGGGCTGCTGCCGGAGCAATGGCGAAGCCCCTGGGGGCCCCCCCCGGCAGCGGCGCGGGGAGCACCCCGCCTTCCTGGGACTCTACACGCCGGGCGAGGAGAGCCCCGAGGGGGGCTTCACCCCGCTCtcacctgggggggtccccaaccccctgccctcccccagCAAGGTGCTCAAGCTGCCAgccccccccggggggctgcgCCTCAGCCCCCAGCTCGCCCACCCCTCCAAGATCCCCTGTCGTGGCGCCCACCCCGAGGCCTCACCGGGGCTCAGCCGCCGCCCATCCCCCGATGCCCCCCCAGAGCCCGGCTCCACCGAGCCCTCCGCCTTCCCCCACCCCCGCACCTTCGAGGCGGTCGAGCAGCCCCCTGGGCCACCGGGACCCCTGGCCGGCGGGGAGCGGGCGGCCGCTTCCCCCCCTAGCTCCCGCCGTGGCACGGGGGGCTCGGCTCCCTGCCGCCGCCCTGGCAAGAAGCCCCCCGAGCCGGGCTACCTGCCCTTCAAGGAGCGCCTGGCCGCCCTGGGCAAGCTGCGGGGGGCAGAGGGCCGCGAACCGCCTGGCCCGGGGCGGCCCGAACGGGGCCACGGGGCCGAGCTGCGCCCTCCgccccgggggggtttggggggcagcCTGAAGCACCCCGAGCCGGCGCACGGCGCGGAGCCCCTGGCCCGCTGCTACTCCTCCGGCTCCATGGGCGACCCCGGCAAGGCGGGGGGCAAGGGGCGCCCCGTCACCGGCCGGACCCCCTCACGGACCCCCCCCAcgccccctgccaaggcctccCGCAGCCCTCACGGCAGCCCCACCAAGCTGCCCACCAAGGCGGGCAAAGCGGGGGCGCCGCGGGGCGAGGAGCCAGCGGGCGCCAAGGCGGGCGGGGGTCCCCACAAAACCCCCGCAGACCCCGAGCCCACGGGGCCGGCGGCGAGCGCCGCGGGGCACTCGGCCATCGAGGAGAAGGTGATGAAGGGCATCGAGGAGAACGTGCTGCggctgcaggggcaggagcGGGCGCCGGGCGCCGAGGCCAAGGGCAAGGCGGCGGGGCTGGCGAGCTGGTTCGGGCTGCGGCGCAGCAAGCTGCCGGCGCTGAGCCGGCGTGGCGACGGGGGGCGCGGGCGTGAGtgggccgggacccccgcgCCCCTGCGCCGAGAGGTCAAGTTGGCCGCCCGCAAGCTGGAAGCCGAGAGTCTCAACATCTCGAAGCTGATGGAGAAAGCGGAGGATCTGCGGAAGGCGCTGCGGGAGGAACACGCGTTCCTGCAGGGACTGGCGCTGGAGAAGGGGCGTCCCCGCGGGCCCCCGCGAGgccccggccccctccccgTCATGTACCAGGAGGTGACGGCCGAGACCTtcatgcagcagctgctggacag GGTGGACGGGAAGGACGTCCCCTACGAGACCCGCCTGGAGCACAAGCGGGAGCTTTGTGACCTCCGGAGGGTCCCCCCCGACGCCAAAGAACCCCGGCTCTGCCGCCCGCCCCGCAACGGCATCGTGGGACACCTGCGGGAGCCCTCGGACAAG GTGCCTGACGTGGGGCTCCGGGACGAGCTCCCGTCCGACGAGAGCTTGTCCGAGTCGGGGACGTCGCAGCATTTCGCTG cctgtgggtCTCTGACGCGGACACTGGACAGCGGGATCGGGACCTTCCCGCCCCCTGACTATGGGGGGGTCCCCGCCAAGAGCACCCCCAAaccgcggggccgccccgaGCCGCTGCCCGGGGCCGTGCCGGCCGCCGTCACCAAAGTGCCGCGCAAGGCCCGGACGCTGGAGCGAGAGGTGCCCAGCgccgaggagctgctggtgcctggAAAGCACCGGAGCGCCCCGGGGTGCCGCCTCCCGGCCCCCCCCAGCTCGCACGGCCACCGCGCTGCACCCCAAG ACACCGGGGAGGACGCCCGGAAGCCGCGGCACGTCCAGCAGAGCAAGAACTGGACCTTCCCCAATGCCaaagcctgcagtgctgctgacGCCTTCGTGTGcccccccggggggctggaggggctgcaCCGGCCTGTGCAG GCCCCTGTGTGCAGCCCGGCGGGGCATCGGGGGGCATCCCCGGAGGCTCCCCCACCGCTGCCCCCTGCCCTGAGCGCTAGCAGCAGCCGGACCCCCAGCGCCTCAGACGTGGGGGACGAGGGCAGCACGGAGGCGCGGTCCCGGGACGgggggcacggccccgccgggctgGAGCACTCCGAGTCCCTCAGCGATTCGCTCTACGACAGCCTCTCCTCCTGCGGCAGCCAGGGCTGA